The Halomicronema hongdechloris C2206 genome includes a window with the following:
- a CDS encoding P-loop NTPase family protein, translating into MIKTTVTAGIPHLFGFLNGDEEGNSLPMVVSSLKRIVAIGSSCSGKSTLARRLSTRLGLKHIELDELHWQPNWQERDDNEFRSLVATAVADQGLQHQKTLVG; encoded by the coding sequence ATGATCAAGACGACGGTGACGGCGGGAATTCCCCACCTGTTTGGATTTCTTAACGGGGATGAGGAGGGTAATAGTCTACCGATGGTTGTATCTTCTCTGAAACGCATCGTAGCGATTGGATCGAGTTGCAGTGGCAAGTCCACCCTGGCCAGGAGGTTGTCGACCAGATTGGGGCTGAAGCACATTGAGCTCGATGAGTTGCACTGGCAGCCAAACTGGCAAGAACGTGACGACAACGAGTTCAGATCACTGGTGGCAACAGCCGTGGCAGACCAGGGGTTGCAGCATCAGAAGACCCTGGTAGGGTGA
- a CDS encoding DUF4278 domain-containing protein: MQLSYRGAHYEATIPNLEADNIEEIGRYRGATMTRKHFKVAQPHHGRVELTYRGVKYSHEV, from the coding sequence ATGCAACTGTCCTATCGCGGTGCCCACTACGAAGCAACGATTCCTAACCTGGAAGCCGACAACATCGAGGAAATCGGGCGCTATCGTGGTGCCACGATGACGCGTAAGCACTTCAAGGTCGCTCAGCCCCACCATGGCCGGGTTGAATTGACCTACCGCGGCGTTAAGTACAGCCACGAGGTTTGA